The stretch of DNA actgtcATGTgtgacatgaattaattattctataagaaataatgcgcttttgcattatccaatcctcatcaatccaatgactggtaacagtaagataatcacagtcgttaccacttctatcaatatcagttgtaatagcaatacGACAATTTATattagtaaataaatagcgcaaatattgttcatattcatgtttatatttataaatatcgctctttacggttgtgcaaGGAatacctttataagtaggattaaaattgtttctaatataatgcacaaagttaaggtcagaaggaaaactatagggtaaacacataacagttaccatttttgccaattcttcccgatctttttttggatcataatataaaatactaccggtaacagtgttaattcccggttgaaattgatttgaactggtactagggtcaacctgaccaggagtaggtagacttttcccctcggccaaagctttcagacgaagatatttcactttatctttAGGGTGTTTcaatatgtgtctagccaaagttccctccctccctccccctcgatccaaaatatttaaaaactaacttcgTGCCACAaattttacacttagccttattttctggaattagttgagtaaaaaatggccaaacgggaGATGTTTTCGTCTgtttgctaggttgtctagaaaaagtaggggtagtaacaggagtatcagatgggacatcatttggattagcagggttatcactagttgggttaacatcaggagcaggactagttggtgtatcatcatccggttgagtttcatcaaaatctatttcctcgtcatcattttcatcaatagttggattagaataaagagcattcattaattcatggtctaattgttcaccagctcaaatattatggcaaaattgactttcagtaaattgtaataaactattatcgctatcaagaatagcaggtgtaggacggatatggagtttggttcggggagcccaggttagtggaggaggaacagattgagcactagattcgtcactcttggatttttccttatttttaccaaaattatttttttaaggaagccatcttaattaataaagtaatagaaaataaataaaacaaacaaaactataatattaaaacttaagagttgaaacgagtttaccgaattgacgaacaacttgttgaaaattgattatcgttgaagacttcaattcatcaacttcacaattgtttcacgaATTGTAACAacaaagtaagcaatagtagcaattatagaagaaaattagagagagattgtgatagattgaagattttgtaagaaaaatgaaagaatgagggggtatttatagttgaaaataggaaaaagtatagttataaaaagtttgggattaaaacaaagttggggggattaaataactattttataaatagccaacgactatttttgacagcccaacggctatatttaaaaaaaaaattaaaaatatagccgctgggaccgtttggcccgctaagggaccggtcccGGTCCCGATCCCTGGCGGGCCAAATGATcccgggcctggcgggcccaaagcatagggccggcccacgagaccggcccagaCCCACTAAAACCAGCCCATACTGTCCTGACCCATTTAGCCTGTTTGGCCctgtttggcccgcggtcccggaccTGGACCGGCTCACTTGCCAGCCTTATTTTTAGCTGTATCATTCTGGACCTGCACCTGCTTGTTCATTGTACAAGCATTCCTACCTGCTAATCTCTCCCTCGAGCAAGTTGGTTGTTTTGAGGCTGATCCTGGATATCATCCTTTTTCTTTAGCCACATAGTCTTCTGCTTCCCCGACATCCCTTGATCAGGTGGAGTGGCTTTTGTTTGCCCATCATCTTGGCATCTATATCCACTTTGTAAGCAAGATGGACAATAGACAGGTTTCCAATCATACTTTATCTCTTGATCAAAGATCTTCCCCATAGGATCTCTTGCTTTAATGGATTCTGGTAAAGGCTTTGTAACATCCATTTCAATAAGCATCCTTGCATAGGAGACCCTATCAATATTTGTAGTGCATTCATCTGCATAAACTGGACGTTCCAGCAAACTACCTATCCTGCTTAATGAATCCATACTCCAGCAACTAAGTGGGAGATTGGGCATCTTAATCCACAGGGGGGTCATTCAGAGCACCTCCTTGTTGAAATCAAAATCAGCCTCCCAAATCTTAACAATAACTGGTCTATTATTCATTGTGTGAGGACCAGAGAAAAGAACCTCATCTCTATCAGCTATACTCCCAAATTTTACCAGGAAGAAGCCTTCGTTGTGATAGTAAACTTTGGGCTTTGCAATATATTTCCACTTACTTGCAATAAACCTCTCCACTGCTGCAATAGTAGGTGAATTCCCAACTATATACAAAATTAGTGCATGTTTCCATTTTTCTGTTTCTCTGTCAATCTCCTCTTATTGTAATTGAGCTACCAATTCACCCTCTACAATAATTGGTGCAATATATTTCAATTTCATACCTCTGGCAGCGAATCTTTTCTCATTGAATGGTGTTGCCCAGGTTTTTGGTACCTCTATTGGTTGCTCTGCATCCATCTCCCTTTGTTTCTGCTCATCGCCGTCAGCCTCAGCCTTATTCCCAGATCTATGCAATTTCCCCAAATTTGCTTCCTTAGGCCATTCCTTCATAATTGTTTGATTCGTTGGTGTTACGTCCATCAGCGCCTTTCTATTTGAATTTGTAGCTGTTGTCACTCCCATCGGCGTCTGCTGATTGTATACAGGTACAGGTGTGGTCACCGGAGTTTGACCATTTTGACTCTTCCCTACATACAATGCTAGAGTAGGGGACTTATTTAGATGGATTGAAGTTCCTACACCTATGACTTCTTTCAGCAACTCCGCCGCATTCTTAGCAGCGATTTTGTTTGCCTTCGTCGGTCGTCCTCTAGGCATTTTTTGACCCCTGCGCACATTAGTTTTACCCTATCATGCGCTGATCAAACTTACATTAAGAGCCTGTTTGGACATTAAAAAAAATtccttttttccaaaaaaaatttactttttttcgaaatcagtgtttattcataaaatttccaattttcacttgaagatgcattttgaaaattttcgaaaatttaaaaaactccaaaaaactatttttcaaaatttttactcataaaacttcaaaaacaacccaaactgaaatttatgtccaaacacaactctaaatttcaaatattattttcacttgaaaaaaattttcatcattttttggaattttacaatttttatgtccaaacgcctacttaatCACACACTACGGGTTGCAAAcccaatttccaatttactatattACCCTTCACACCGTGGACCCCACCACCCTAACGACCTCACAACTGCCGTTAATGTTTAACCGTTAGCACCCTTTCTTTCATTCCTTCCAAATCATATACTATAACAGAAAATCAGATATATATTCTTATTCTATTCTCCAACTGTTAACAATAATAGCAATGTTTACCTAACAGAGCAAAAGTAAAACGAAAAGGACAGTTAAAGTTCCCAAATTTATTAAAGCAAAGGGGAGGCATATGTTCGATTTTTAAAGTCAGAAGCAACAATGGGTCATAATCAGTTAACTGACCCACTTTCCACTCCTACTAGTATTATTAAAAGCTCCTTCTTTTTCTTGTCCTTCTTCTGCAGTATCTGTCAATGGAAGCTTTGATCTTCAAGATCAGGCTTCTTATTCTTGCTTTGGTTCATTTCAGATCTCATTCAGGCAAGTCCAACTGGCCgaaattatgtgaaaaatttCATTTCTTCAATTTTAACTTTAGTTGGTTTAGTCAAATTGTGTTGTGGTAGTTCTTGCGTCTAAGATTATGTGTAATTGTGTGGTAGTTtattgaaaattttgttttatAATTACCCTGAAGTTAAATTTTGAAGTGGGTTTTCAGTAAAGTTGTAATTTTGTGAATTGATAGTAAGTGATCTTTACTTGTCATTTTCTGCTGGCTGAAGGAGTATCAGCTGCAGTTTTGTTATGAAACTGAAGTTGAAATTGATGTGAATTAAAGAAAATTGTAACTTTGTGAATTATAAAGATTTTGACTTCTCTTTTGTTCTGACTGGAGAAGTGTTGGTAGCAGCATTGTTAgtgatttttatttatattttttctttttccccCCCTTTATACTGATATTGCCAATTGGTGATAGAAAGAAGCTAAAAGGAAGGGAAAACAAGAACAAGAAGAAAAAGTTAGAAAGTTTTACTTGactgtttgaactttgaactaaAAGGCATTAATATTTTACTAATATTATTAAGTTTTTTTATGGTATCTACTGCTAGACATAAAGTTAGCCTTGAAAATCATGGGATTTTTTGTTTATGAATTTTTAATCAATTTCAGGTCCAATATCCTTGGTGAAACATTTTTCTTATAAAGACATAAAGAAAGCAACTGATTGTTTTAGGAGAGTTGTTTATATCTCTTCCAAAAGAGTTGCTTACAGAGCCAAATTTCGAAATGGCCGTGCTGCAATAGTGAAAGAAGTCCGAGCTGCTGAAGATCAGGATGATACTGCCTTCTACAGGGAGGTACAGATACTCGGTCGCTTGCATCATCGACATGTTGCTGCACTTAATGGATTCTCTAGTGGCCCTAAGAGGTTAATTTCCTTAGCTTTGGCTTGATTATGTTTGTGAATTGTGGAAAGGGTCCCGTGTCTTGCTGATTATTAATCTAACTTTGAGATAGAGTGGGAGAAGGAATGGGTTGATTGTTTCTTGATCAAATTATGATCACAATATAATGTGGGTGCTATAGTATATTGTAAAACCGGATTATTAGTTTTTCCCCCTATCTGGAGAAAATAAATATGTACCGATCATATTCTCTGAACATCTAACTTAGCTGCTGATGATGGTAGTCATCGTATTTCTCTCAAGAAGTGCAAGTAGTTGGACATACTAAACTTTATTACTTTCAAACACTTACCTGTGACTCAAGAGCACCCATATTTGGAAAATTTGTTCTTTATTGCTGTGTTTCTTCCTGAATTGCATGACATTCTTCCCCTTGATATGCACGGTATCTCAATTTTCTTCTGAAGCTCTTTGTAGTTTCTGATAAGTTTTGTTTCCCCTGGTTTCCGTTAAGTTAAAATATTTAAGCCTGATGCCTTTATTTACTGTGATAGTGCTTCATTTTAAACAGTTCTTTAACAAACCTGTACGAATTTATTTTATGAGTAACCCCCAATTAGAACTTCTCAATGTGTTCATTGTAATTTTCCAAATGTAACACGTATCCTATATTATTTACTTTTCCAGTTTGTTGAATTGTACGAACCACCAAACTGTTAGAGACGAGAAACTTTAGTATAtttcttttacatcttcaacACGCTCCTCACGTGCAAACCTTTTTTTAGCCAAGAGCATGAAAGTATTTGTGATAGTTCTGATGAGAATCTGATCTAGGATTTCTGCAGAGAACTTTTCTGTGTAAATGCATGCATGCCACATAACATACTGTTTTAGGAATGTGAGAGAATCGAATAGAAAGGGAAAAAAAATTGAACCTTGAATTGGATTCTTTTGTGTGTATAGTTCACAGAAATCTGGCCTTTGCTTGATATTTTCTTATCATCGATTATTTTGATAAATCAATTTATGCAAAGATTTAGTTAGCTCGAAAATCATTGCAAAATATTGACTTCCAGGAGCGATGATATTCCAGCTCTAGATGAAATGATCTCATGTCAAATTCAATATTCCTTCTTCGTTACTACATCATGAGGTCATCATTTCTTGTTTCCACAAATGAACCTAATCAACCTATGCAATTGTATAGTATGGATATCGCATGTAACTTAGCTACATCCCGTCACATAAtacaattaaaattaaaatatcatCAGAGAGTTTTATTGCTGATTGCAGTGGATATTCCTTACTCCCTACAGTTTCTGGGTGCAGAgtttccttttctctttttttttatttgttgccttttcgtttttcttttcttttattcttttggCTTTTTCTCCCTTCTTTGATAGCAGATCTTGTCTACTTTCAGGTTTTTAGTGTTTGAAGATATGGAAAAAGGAAGTCTGAAGGAACACCTCTCTGGTAATTTTTTAAGGAGAagccttcaaaaaaaaaaatcgtttttctttttcttctgccATTTCGTGTTGAGTTTGATGGATATGCCTCTAACTAAATGTGGTCCTTGCAGATCCTCTGAAGACTCCATTGAACTGGAGAATAAGGTTGCAGATAGCCGTTGGCATTGCTGCTGCTGTGGTATGTTCCTGAAGCTGCATATCATGTACTTATGCTGATTATTTCCATATTATGCTTTTTACATTTTTGAATTACCATATTGAAGATGTAGTTATTGGTAGACTAACTCAAACAGCCAAACCCTTTAGCACAGCCTCAACAGTATTAAATATAGACTCTGGGAAACCAGTATGGAGAACTATTCTAGCATTATATACATTTTCTCACCTATTTGGTTTCAGATTCACCTTTTGTTGAAGTAGTGATGAACAGTCCTCCCTTCTGTTACCACTAGTAATATTTGGTCATTTAAAAAGTTTTTCTCGTGGTGCGGGTGGTGAGGGGGGAGTGAATCGGAGTAGAGGAGGCCTAAGCTGCAAGTCATGACCTACCTAGGCTGCAAACTTTGTGCTCCTAGTATTTGATGCCAGCGGCTTAAATTCCGAGTAGTCTTTTGCACATGTTGTATACTTTTCCTGATGTCATTTGAAAAATGTTGGTTTAAGTACATGCTCAAGATTCTTCAAGGTTGTACCTAACCCGTCTTATGGATTTTGGAACAGGGGACGGGAAAGCTAACTTTCCATGTTACCAAAAAACTGAAACTTCTGTCTTCCAAAGCTGTTTCCTGAAAAACTGAACTTTCAAATGACCTGGATATTAGAGATCTGCATAAGACGGCACCTCTTGTAAAAAAATGTGGTCTTTGGAGAACATTTAGCAGCACAGACATATTAATTAGTTATTGAAGACATAAGTTCCTGTAGTCTTGTACTGATGGGGAGAAAAACTTCCCCATGATTCAGTCATAAAAGAGATGATTTTCTGTAGTCTTGTAGTATGCATGGTTAGGCGCAAGTCACGAGTTCAAATTTGTTGCGAACAATCTGGTATTTAAGTAGAGAAAGGTAGATGGCCGATTCATTATCCACCGAGTTGTGAACCATGCGTCAGCTAACACAGGGATTTCTCAGTTAAAAAAAAAGAATCTTGAACTTAACACTCATATGTCCTTGCAGTTGACAAGATAGTCTTAGTTTACATTCCATGATGCATTGAAGATCTCAAATGGGTGTAGCCACTCAGCTCCCTTCAGGAGGTCTGGAGCATACACCAATATAGAGTATACTCAATATTTATTATGATCGTACAAGAACTGCATGTTTCTGTTGCAACCTAGATGAAATTGCAGGAGTCACACCTGTGATCGTTTCTTAGTTCAGAGTAATACAATGTAATATATGCCATAAGAATGGACACAAATCTATTTATATATATGCCATAATATATGCAGAATTGTTAAATAACTGATGGTTGTTTCAATCCCAATGTAGGAATATCTCCATTTCTTTTGTGATCCGCCTATGTACCATGTTTCAATCAGTTCAAGTACCATCATGCTGGACGAGAACTTTACAGCTAAAGTAAGAGTTGCAAACTTAAGCCTATGTATAGTAGAATTGCTTCATTGTCACATTTGATGTCCACTTCAGACCTGCATCATCTTTTGTTAAATTAGTCAACAGTCGTCAAAACAATGATAGTATGTATGATTCCTTGTTACAGCTCTGTGATGTTAGCCTTCTTTCTTCTGAGAGCAACATTCCACCACCGAAATCTAAATGCTCGAAAGGTATGATGCTTTCTGGTATCACCCTCAGAGTATACAGGCCATAGCCTCTCTTCAGTTCTTGCATTGCTTATCTTGCAGAATGTAGAGATGAGATCTGCAAACATACAATCTACCAGCTTGGTTTATTGATTCTTGAGTTAGTCACGGGTCAATCCTCAGAGGACGGAGGCGTTGACTTAGTTCAGTGGGTCCAAGATTCTCGTCTCCGGAGAAGGTCCATTCACCAGATGATAGATCCGGATCTAGGAGACAGCTATGATTTCAGAGAGCTCAAAGCTCTTTTGGCAGTTGCAAAGATGTGTGTCCAATCCATTCATAAGCCAACAATAAAAACACCTCAAATTTTGTGGTTTCTACAAAAGAAACTGGGCATCAGCCAAGGAGCTCCCCAATGACTGGATATTTACTGTGATTACCAATACTAATAAGAGATTGGATTACATTGGTCTCCTGCCTCAAGTAGCTGAAAAACTTGGACGAATTCCCTCATTTTTATTTCTCAATTTGTTAAAATTAGCATTGTAGATCATTGCTTCTGTAAGTACACTACACACTAGATTTTTTCTGTAATTAGTCTTGGGGATTATCTAGAATTCATTAGTCCCATAAGCACTCTTTAGCCACCTTCAGTTGCACGTAAGTCTATTTTGTCAGTTTGTAGAAGCAGAAACAAGACACATTGTGCATACCTTGTGCAAAATCAGATgtgagtttatttctttttcccttttcttttgcCTGCAAAGTATTAGATTGAATTCCATCTAACTAAATAACTAGTTAAACTGTCCAAGATTCAAAGttaaataaatgaataaattaaTTCTCTCAAGGCATTCAACGACCCTCTGGCAAAACAGGTTAAGATTTCTCATTGATGTTAAGACATTATGCAATGAGATCAACTCAATAAATTAGATAACGTCCAATAGGATGAAGGAAATATAATACATTTCTATTTCAATAAAGCGACTAGCAGAGTACATTGCTTTTCCAAAACAACAAAAGAAACAGATACAATAAACCAAGCAAGAACCAAAGTTCAAGCTGGTTATTTCTTGCCGTCCAGTATATCTTATTATCTGCTATTTCACAAAAACCTCTTTATAGAAACATGTTACTGCTGTGCACATTGTACTCTCTGTCCTCCACCACCATGCatctcatcatcctcatcatATGCCTCTTGTTGAGCTGCCTGTTTCCTTCTCATTTCCTCCTCAATATTCACATCATGTAAAGAagtctcctcacactcatccaatTCCATGTCTGTGTACTGTGACTGAGGTCTTGGTGGTAAGATTGCCTCCAGAGCCTTCACCTGTTCTGTGTTCAATGAATCTGGGAATTCAACGACGAAACGAATGTACAATTTGCCCCTCATAAATGGCCTCTGATACATTGGCATTCCCTCATCATTGATTGCCTTGAATTGATCTGCAGTAGTCGGAACCAAGAACGAAGAACCAACGTCAATAAGAATATTTCGAACAAGCAAAAGGCAGATTCAAGATTTAAACTTAATGGCTTCGTTACTGGTTTTTCACATGTATATCTACGTATCATGTCGAAATTCCTAGGCAAAAATCAAGGTGATACTAACCAGGTTTAACAACTTCCCCGGGATTTGATTTTATGAGGAGTTGTCTGCCATCCAAGTGTGTCATTATGAACTGGAAGCCACATAAAGCCTCAGTTAGACTCAATGTGTGATCTACAAACAGATCGTCGCCCTTTCTCTTGAACCTCGGGTGGTCTTTCTGCTGGAGCACAAAAACTATATCTCCAGTAATTGTATCAGGCTGCAACAATATATAACCAAGTAAGTAACTACCTTAGGCTTCGGTTAAGATTGACATATACaaataaaagagagaaaatagatCATCTTACCGCTTCATCAGCCTCTCCAGGGAATGTAATTTTCTGTCCATTTTGCATGCCTTTCTCAACATGAACTTCAAGGACTTTCTTCTCCTGAACCACTTTTTCACCTTTGCACCGAGGGCACCGATCCTTATCGTCAATAGTCTCTCCAGTACCCCTGCATTCATTACAAGCGTGCTGCATTTGCTGGATCATTGAAGGGCCAAGTTGTCTAATTGAAACCTTCATACCACTACCTTTACAACCAGAACACTTCATTGAAGCACCAGACTTCGAT from Nicotiana tomentosiformis chromosome 11, ASM39032v3, whole genome shotgun sequence encodes:
- the LOC104089356 gene encoding uncharacterized protein; translation: MPNLPLSCWSMDSLSRIGSLLERPVYADECTTNIDRVSYARMLIEMDVTKPLPESIKARDPMGKIFDQEIKYDWKPVYCPSCLQSGYRCQDDGQTKATPPDQGMSGKQKTMWLKKKDDIQDQPQNNQLARGRD
- the LOC104089348 gene encoding dnaJ protein homolog; the protein is MFGRGPKKSDNTRYYEILGVSKNASDDEIKKAYRKAAMKNHPDKGGDPEKFKELAQAYEVLSDSQKREIYDQYGEDALKEGMGGGGGMHDPFDIFESFFGGNPFGGGGSSRGRRQRRGEDVVHTLKVSLEDLYSGITKKLSLSRNVICSKCSGKGSKSGASMKCSGCKGSGMKVSIRQLGPSMIQQMQHACNECRGTGETIDDKDRCPRCKGEKVVQEKKVLEVHVEKGMQNGQKITFPGEADEAPDTITGDIVFVLQQKDHPRFKRKGDDLFVDHTLSLTEALCGFQFIMTHLDGRQLLIKSNPGEVVKPDQFKAINDEGMPMYQRPFMRGKLYIRFVVEFPDSLNTEQVKALEAILPPRPQSQYTDMELDECEETSLHDVNIEEEMRRKQAAQQEAYDEDDEMHGGGGQRVQCAQQ
- the LOC104089349 gene encoding probable receptor-like protein kinase At1g49730, translating into MEALIFKIRLLILALVHFRSHSGPISLVKHFSYKDIKKATDCFRRVVYISSKRVAYRAKFRNGRAAIVKEVRAAEDQDDTAFYREVQILGRLHHRHVAALNGFSSGPKRFLVFEDMEKGSLKEHLSDPLKTPLNWRIRLQIAVGIAAAVEYLHFFCDPPMYHVSISSSTIMLDENFTAKLCDVSLLSSESNIPPPKSKCSKECRDEICKHTIYQLGLLILELVTGQSSEDGGVDLVQWVQDSRLRRRSIHQMIDPDLGDSYDFRELKALLAVAKMCVQSIHKPTIKTPQILWFLQKKLGISQGAPQ